The DNA region TCGTTGTCGCGCAGGAAGGTGAAGTCGAGGCTGACCGACTTGGAGTCCTCGCTGTCGCGCTCGTTGGTGCCGCGCAGCCCGACGACCTCGGCGCGGGAGTACTCATCGGCGGGTGGCTGGACCCGCCACCCCTCGTCGTACTGGATGCCGTCGATGGTGAACGCCTCGCCCTCCTCGAGGGCGATCGGGTTGTCGGGTCCCCCGCGCCGGTCACCGTCGAACTCGCTGATCGAGTCCTCGACGCTGCTGGCGAGCAGGAAGAACGCGAGGGCGGGACCGCCGCAGAAGATCAGCATCCCGCCGAGCACCGCGGCGATCACGATCGCCGCGATCTTGCCGCCGTTGCTCTTCGGCTTCTGGTACGGCGAGGGCGGCATCGGCTGCTGGTAGGGCTGGTACGGCGGCGGGGGCTGCGACATGCCGGGGAACCTACCCCGCGCCGGCCCGGGTGAACCCGCCGCCGTCCGCAGCGCCCGCCACCCGGCCGAGGTACGACGAAGGCCGCCCGGACCCTGCGGTCCGGACGGCCTCGCGTCGCGTCGGGTGGGGCCTCACGCCCCGGACGAATGCCTCAGAACGCGGCCTCGTCGAGGTCCATCACGTAGAGGTCCACGGCCTCGGCCATGGCGCGCTCAGCGGCGATCTTCGGCAGGTTGTTCTGCGCGAAGAAGCGGGCCGCGGCGACCTTGCCCTCGTAGAACGCGGTGTCCTTGCCGGCGTCGCCGCCCAGCTTCTCCAGGGCCACCTCGGCGCCGCGGAGCAGCAGCCAGCCGCAGACCACGTCACCGAGCACCATCAGCAGGCGCGTGGTGTTGAGCCCGACCTTGTACATGTTGCGCAGGTCGTCCTGGGCCGACATCAGGTCGTTGATCATCAGGCCGACCATCGCCTCGGCGTCGGCCAGCGCGGTGGCGAGCAGCTCGCGCTCCACCTTGAGCCGACCGTTGCCGGCCTCGGAGTCCAGGAACGCCTTGATCTCGCCGGCGATGTGCCCCAGCGCCCGACCCTGGTCCTTGACGATCTTGCGGAAGAAGAAGTCCTGGCCCTGGATCGCGGTGGTGCCCTCGTAGAGGGTGTCGATCTTGGCGTCGCGGACGTACTGCTCGATCGGGTACTCCTGCAGGAAGCCCGACCCACCGAAGGTCTGCAGCGACTCGGTGCCGAGCAGCACCCAGGAGCGCTCCGACCCGTAGCCCTTGACGATCGGCAGCAGCAGGTCGTTGACCGCGACGGCCAGCTCGTCCTTCTCGCCGGCGGCGGTGGCAGCCTGGACCCGGTCCTGCCAGGTGGCGGTGTAGAGCACCAGGCTGCGCATCGCCTCGGCGAACGACTTCTGGGTGAGCAGCGAGCGCCGCACGTCGGGGTGGTGGGTGATCGTGACCCGGGGGCGGTCTTGTCCGCGGCCTGGGTCAGGTCGGCACCCTGCACCCGCTCCTTGGCGTACTCCAGGGCGTTGAGGTAGCCGGTGGAGAGCGTCGCGATGGCCTTGGTGCCCACCATCATCCGGGCGTTCTCGATGACGTCGAACATCTGCGCGATGCCGTCGTGCACCTCGCCGAGGAGCCAGCCCTTGGCCGGCTCGCCGCCACCGACCTGCGGGTCGCCGAAGGTGACCTCGCAGGTGTTGGAGACCTTGATGCCCATCTTGTGCTCGACGTTGGTCACGTAGACCCCGTTGCGCTCGCCGGTGAGCTCGCCGGTCTCGTGGTCGAAGTGGTGCTTCGGCATCCAGAAGAGCGAGAGGCCCTTGGTGCCCGGCCCACCGGCGCCCTCGACGCCCTCGGGGCGGGCGAGCACCAGGTGCATGATGTTCTCCTGGAGGTCCGACTCGGCGCTGGTGATGAAGCGCTTGACGCCGGTGATGTTCCAGGAGCCGTCCTCGTTGGGGGTGGCCTTCGCGCGGCCGGCACCAACGTCGGAGCCGGCGTCGGGCTCGGTGAGCACCATGGTGCATCCCCACTGGCGCTCGACCATGAGCTGGGCGACGCGCTTGTCGCGCTCCACGCCGTTGGCGTTGTTCCACACCACGCCGGCGAAGGGAGCGCCGGCGGCGTACATCCACACCGGGGCGTTGGCGCCGAGCACCATCTCGCCCAGCGCCCAGATCAGGGAGCTGGGGGCGGGCGTGCCGCCGAGGTCCTCGTTGATCTGGAGGCGCCAGAACTCGGCGTCCATCCACGCCTGGTAGCTCTTCTTGAAGGGCTCCCCGACCGGGGCGGTGTTGGTGGCCGGGTCGAAGACCGGCGGGTTCCGGTCGCTGTCCTCGAAGGAGGCGGCCAGGTCCTCGCGGGACAGGCGCTCGACTTCGGAGAGGATCTCGCTGGCAGTGGCCTGGTCGAACTCCTCGAACATGCCGGTGCCGTAGAACTCGTCACGACCCAGGAGCTCGAAGAGGTTGAACTCGATGTCGCGAAGGTTGCTCTTGTAGTGGCTCACAGTTCCACCGATTCCTTGTTGGGATGGGGCCTACTCGTCGGTAACTTCAATGATACGAGTCGGAGGCGGTCCGAGCAAACGGGGTGGGTGCGGGGGCGCCGGGGGGTGCGGGTTTCACCGGCTGACCGGTGAAACCCGCACGACACGCCGAGGCGCCTCGGCGTGTCGTGCGGGTTTCGGCCGACAGGTCCGTCGGGCTGACGCCCACCACCCCGTCGGGGCCCCTGTCCGAGCCCACCGACCTGGCGCCGGAGCCGACCGCCGGGCCCCCACCAGCCTCGCCGCCAAGGCCACCACTGCCCCCCGCCGCCGGGGCCGCCACCGACCTCCCGCCGGGGCCACCGTGGAGTCGCCCAGGTCGACTGAACCGATCGAGAAATCTGACATGATGGACCTATGCGTGTTTCCGCCAAGTCCGACTATGCGCTGCGAGCGTTGATCGAGATGGCGGACCGCCCCGACGGACGGGCCGTCAGTGCCGAGGAGCTCGGCCGCCTCCAGGAGATCCCGCACGGATTCCTCCAGGCGATCCTCGCCGACCTGCGTCGCGCCGGCATCGTCATCTCCCAGCGGGGTCAGTCGGGTGGGTGGCGGATGGCGCGCGCTGCCGGGGACGTCTCGGTCGCCGACGTGATCCGCGCCGTCGACGGCCCGCTGGTCTCGGTCTACGGGCTGCGACCGGAGGCCGTCAGCTACAACGACTCCGCCGAGGTGCTCCAGCACGTCTGGATCGCCGCCCGGCGCTCTCTGCGCGAGGTGTTCGAGCAGGTCTCGCTGCAGCAGCTCGCCGACGGCAAGCTGCCTGAGGCGGTGGCGGCGATGACCTCCGACGAGGATGCCTGGCAGCCGCACTGACCGACGGTCGCGCGCCCGGCCCGAGGGCCTGGCCGACCGGCTCAGGCAGCGTCCCCGAGCGTCCCCTCCGCGGTGGCGTCCTTCTTGCGCTTCGCCAGCTTCTTCTTCAGCTTCCGGCGCTTGCGGTCCAGCTCCTCCAGCCGCACCTCGAGCGCGGCGTTGCGTCGGGCCAGCTTCTCGATCTCGCGCTGCGCCTCGGCGAGCGAGGTGCACGGCGGCACCGTCGCGGGCACGCCGGCCAGCCCCAGGGACGCCGTACCGAAGCCGAGCAGCTTGCCGAACGCCTTCCAGGTGGCCGCGGGGTCCGTACCCACCTCGAGGACGTGCACCCGCTCCGGCTTGCGGACCGCGGAGGACCACCGCCGCCGGATCCCGTCGACCCCGTCGGCGTCGACGTCGACGTCGCCTGCCGGCCCCGCGGTGATCACCACGTGCACCTGGTAGCCGGCGAGGGCGTCGACCAGGAGGTCGGCCTGGTCCGGGGACGCCGCGGCGAGCAGGTGCTGGCTGAACACGAGGTCGGCCCGCTCCTTGTCGGCACGCCGGACCTGGCGCGTCCACTCACCTTCGACGTCTGCGCGCGCCAGGCCCCACTCCTTGTGCGCGCGGAGGATCTCCACAGCGGCACCGAAACTCTCCGAGGTCGTGTGCGCGACCGAGGCGAACCCGAGCTCGAGGAGCGCCTCGCGGTGGTGCGCCAGGGCTCCCTCGACGACATCGGCGGAGCCGGGCAGGCCGACGTGGACCCAAGCCTTCCGCTTCTTGCTCATACCGGCACGATTCCAGTCCCGCATGTCCGCACGGTGAACCGCCCGTGGACTCGCGTCGACCGACAGTCGCACCCTTCCCAGGGGTAGAACACGTTCTATTGCTCGCCTACGATGCGCTCATGATCTCCTCCGACGCCATCGTCTGGAACGCACCGAACGACCCGCATCCCGCCCGGGAGGCCTCGCAGCGCTCCTACTCCGCGGTCGCCAAGGGCGATCTGGCCGAGTGGCTCACCGTGTACGCCGAGGACGCGGTGCTCGAGGACCCCGTCGGACCGTCCATGTTCGACCCGGACGGCAAGGGACATCACGGCCACGCCGGCATCTCGGCGTTCTGGGAGAAGGCCATCGCCCCGATCGCGACCTTCGAGTTCACCATCGACGACTCGTTCGCCAATCCGGGATCCAACACCTGCGCCAACATCGGCCGGATCAAGACCTCGTTCCCCGACGGGTCCTTCACCGTGACCGACCTGATCATGGTCTACGTCGTCGACGAGGAGGGCCGA from Nocardioides sambongensis includes:
- a CDS encoding nuclear transport factor 2 family protein — encoded protein: MISSDAIVWNAPNDPHPAREASQRSYSAVAKGDLAEWLTVYAEDAVLEDPVGPSMFDPDGKGHHGHAGISAFWEKAIAPIATFEFTIDDSFANPGSNTCANIGRIKTSFPDGSFTVTDLIMVYVVDEEGRVASMKAFWEPERTMASFTAAG
- a CDS encoding acyl-CoA dehydrogenase, giving the protein MRRSLLTQKSFAEAMRSLVLYTATWQDRVQAATAAGEKDELAVAVNDLLLPIVKGYGSERSWVLLGTESLQTFGGSGFLQEYPIEQYVRDAKIDTLYEGTTAIQGQDFFFRKIVKDQGRALGHIAGEIKAFLDSEAGNGRLKVERELLATALADAEAMVGLMINDLMSAQDDLRNMYKVGLNTTRLLMVLGDVVCGWLLLRGAEVALEKLGGDAGKDTAFYEGKVAAARFFAQNNLPKIAAERAMAEAVDLYVMDLDEAAF
- a CDS encoding RrF2 family transcriptional regulator, translating into MRVSAKSDYALRALIEMADRPDGRAVSAEELGRLQEIPHGFLQAILADLRRAGIVISQRGQSGGWRMARAAGDVSVADVIRAVDGPLVSVYGLRPEAVSYNDSAEVLQHVWIAARRSLREVFEQVSLQQLADGKLPEAVAAMTSDEDAWQPH